The following coding sequences lie in one Sesamum indicum cultivar Zhongzhi No. 13 linkage group LG9, S_indicum_v1.0, whole genome shotgun sequence genomic window:
- the LOC105170314 gene encoding protein transport protein Sec61 subunit beta → MARGSSQSQASSASTSRPGLVAPRGSAAASAGMRRRRLGSASSSVSSSGLAGGGPGSNMLRFYTDDSPGLKISPTVVLIMSLCFIGFVAVLHVIGKFYRVKSGS, encoded by the coding sequence ATGGCGCGAGGCTCCTCCCAGTCCCAGGCTTCCTCCGCCTCCACCTCACGCCCCGGCCTCGTCGCCCCCCGTGGCTCCGCCGCCGCCTCCGCCGGGATGCGTCGACGGAGGCTGGGTAGCGCCTCTTCCTCCGTCAGCTCGTCCGGCCTTGCTGGCGGCGGGCCCGGCAGCAATATGCTTCGCTTCTACACGGACGACTCGCCGGGCCTGAAGATCAGCCCCACCGTCGTCCTCATCATGAGCCTCTGCTTCATCGGCTTCGTCGCCGTCCTCCACGTCATCGGCAAGTTCTACCGCGTCAAATCCGGGTCCTAA
- the LOC105170313 gene encoding probable ubiquitin-conjugating enzyme E2 C → MEVRGEDDVQSRHRQEQQSPPTPSSKQVKSSPNPVDTNSVTQRLQKELMALMMTGGDLGVSAFPEGESIFTWIGTIEGGRGTMYEGLSYKLSLRFPLDYPFKPPQVKFETMCFHPNVDQYGNICLDILQDKWSSAYDCRTILLSIQSLLGEPNTESPLNSFAASLWKNQEEYKKMVRKHYMAGESFEN, encoded by the exons ATGGAGGTTCGAGGTGAGGATGATGTTCAATCACGTCATCGTCAAGAGCAGCAGTCTCCGCCCACCCCATCGTCGAAGCAAGTCAAATCTTCTCCTAATCCTGTTGATACCAATTCTGTTACCCAAAG GTTGCAGAAGGAGCTCATGGCTCTCATG atGACTGGAGGCGACCTGGGAGTATCTGCCTTTCCTGAAGGGGAGAGCATATTTACTTGGATTGGCACTATTGAAGGTGGCAGAGGAACCATGTATGAGGGTCTATCTTACAAGCTATCCCTGCGATTTCCACTCGATTATCCTTTTAAGCCTCCTCAAGTTAAGTTTGAGACAATGTGCTTCCACCCAAATGTCGACCAGTATGGGAATATTTGTTTGGACatccttcag GATAAATGGTCTTCAGCATATGATTGCAGAACAATACTTTTGTCAATCCAGAGTCTATTAGGAG AACCAAATACCGAGAGCCCTCTCAACAGCTTTGCTGCTTCACTTTGGAAAAACCAGGAAG AGTACAAGAAAATGGTGCGCAAACATTACATGGCTGGAGAATCATTCGAGAACTGA